A single genomic interval of Helianthus annuus cultivar XRQ/B chromosome 13, HanXRQr2.0-SUNRISE, whole genome shotgun sequence harbors:
- the LOC110898640 gene encoding histone H3.2: protein MARTKQTARKSTGGKAPRKQLATKAARKSAPATGGVKKPHRFRPGTVALREIRKYQKSTELLIRKLPFQRLVREIAQDFKTDLRFQSSAVAALQEASEAYLVGLFEDTNLCAIHAKRVTIMPKDMQLARRIRGERA, encoded by the coding sequence ATGGCCCGTACCAAGCAAACCGCCAGAAAATCCACCGGAGGAAAGGCTCCACGTAAGCAACTCGCCACCAAAGCAGCCAGAAAGTCAGCTCCGGCCACCGGAGGAGTGAAGAAACCCCACAGATTCAGGCCAGGAACCGTGGCATTGAGGGAGATCAGGAAGTACCAGAAGAGCACTGAACTGTTGATCCGGAAGCTGCCGTTTCAGAGGCTGGTGAGGGAGATTGCTCAGGATTTCAAGACTGATTTGAGGTTCCAAAGCTCTGCTGTTGCTGCTTTACAAGAAGCTTCTGAAGCTTATCTTGTTGGGTTGTTTGAGGACACCAATCTGTGTGCGATTCATGCCAAGAGGGTTACCATTATGCCCAAGGATATGCAGCTTGCTAGGAGGATTAGGGGTGAGAGAGCTTAA
- the LOC110898639 gene encoding uncharacterized protein LOC110898639, with protein MPMDRSSSWGSSRSGSEGSSSRIRASNVAVLSIECLKGSSKAEEWTCDMLQTGDIVEEIKIGNISITTPFKNGKSGVQKILHNSFKSKETSIRVRVRRGSDEFAELMACIVPLSGGKKQYMLRAIDDPNYTVGFVDRTEGDCLALQASRSSRMVSALAATKLHDGYVAYPWHKKMQEVLTIPNSSCFLSILFLPKASETIAYRYNDLEDTLSRANAWHTASQASGVPILFMNIQTESLLTKISGETASSTVNAGSLSDLMDLANVSLYGFEDYHGVDIGVVRAVRLWYAPIGGEVPVEIKIKEGDEKLGFAIGRTEEGFIQVTSIIDQDEDSPSTRSGLSSLYIEARKARKKLIISRISNQKVLPWMVSPEGAIRCYDTVSLSQKLSLHRHAKVPISLHVFAWDQEVAMLGNANLRTQTNTPVALHLPQETQTAQTATANDGPEFRPVRDTAGEGSFRFHNFSAPNNWV; from the exons atgcccATGGATCGTTCGAGTTCATGGGGAAGCAGCCGATCGGGGTCCGAAGGGAGCAGCAGCAGAATCCGGGCTAGCAACGTCGCGGTTTTATCGATCGAATGTTTAAAAGGTAGTTCAAAGGCGGAAGAGTGGACATGTGACATGTTACAAACGGGTGATATTGTTGAGGAGATTAAGATTGGGAATATAAGTATTACGACGCCGTTTAAGAACGGGAAGAGCGGAGTGCAGAAGATCTTGCACAACTCGTTTAAGTCTAAGGAGACTTCGATACGAGTGCGAGTGAGGCGCGGATCGGACGAGTTTGCTGAGTTGATGGCGTGTATTGTGCCTTTGAGTGGTGGGAAAAAACAGTATATGTTAAGAGCTATTGATGACCCGAATTATACCGTTGGGTTTGTGGATCGGACGGAAGGTGATTGTTTGGCTTTGCAAG CTTCAAGGAGTTCAAGAATGGTGAGTGCATTAGCTGCTACAAAACTGCATGATGGATATGTTGCATACCCATGgcacaagaaaatgcaagaagtGCTAACCATACCCAACTCAAGCTGCTTTCTATCCATCCTCTTTCTTCCGAAAGCCTCGGAAACGATTGCGTATCGATACAATGACTTGGAAGACACTCTTTCGCGAGCAAACGCGTGGCATACCGCCTCTCAGGCTTCTGGGGTCCCTATCCTTTTTATGAACATCCAAACCGAGTCCCTACTTACCAAG ATTTCTGGAGAAACGGCGTCTTCTACTGTAAACGCGGGTTCTCTGTCGGACTTGATGGATCTCGCAAATGTGAGTTTATACGGTTTTGAAGATTACCATGGGGTTGACATTGGTGTGGTTAGAGCCGTTCGTCTTTGGTACGCTCCTATAGGAGGAGAGGTCCCGGTTGAGATAAAAATCAAAGAAGGAGATGAAAAGCTCGGGTTTGCCATAGGTCGAACCGAAGAG GGATTTATTCAAGTAACTTCCATTATTGACCAAGATGAAGACTCGCCTTCGACACGCTCAGGTCTCAGCAGTTTATACATCGAAGCAAGAAAAGCAAGAAAAAAACTTATAATCTCGCGAATATCAAACCAAAAGGTCCTTCCATGGATGGTTTCACCAGAAGGAGCCATAAGATGCTACGACACCGTTTCACTGAGCCAAAAACTATCCTTACATCGACACGCCAAAGTGCCGATATCACTTCATGTATTCGCTTGGGACCAAGAAGTGGCCATGTTAGGCAATGCTAACCTCAGGACCCAAACCAACACACCAGTGGCTTTACACTTGCCTCAAGAGACTCAAACCGCACAAACCGCAACTGCAAATGATGGACCAGAGTTCAGACCCGTTAGAGATACTGCCGGAGAAGGTTCGTTTCGGTTCCATAACTTTTCAGctccaaataattgggtttga